The Candidatus Omnitrophota bacterium region TGAGGTGACCGTACCAGGCTATGGTCATGAATATATTTGATACGGTGAGTAATATTATAGTCCACATAGGAGGATATTCTATCACAAACAAGGGTTATTTTATCCAAAGAAAAATATTCCGGCCGCGTAACTTTTTCCTTGATACCCCTCCCCCCCCCAAAAAAAAATATCAACAGAACCAGCCCCTGGTCCGCGAACATACCTTGACCAGCATCAGCATGACCGGCACCTCTATGAGGACACCTACGACCGTGGCCAGGGCCGCGCCGGAGGAAAGCCCGAACAATATCGTAGCCGTGGCAATAGCAACCTCAAAATGGTTGCTCGCCCCTATGAGTGCCGATGGCGCGGCGTCACGGTAAGACAGCCCCATTCGCCTGGCAATAACATAAGTCAGTCCGAAGATCAGGCATGTCTGGATAAAAAGCGGGACCGCGATAAGGAATATGACCTGCGGCTGGTCAACAATAAGTCCGCCCTTGAAAGAAAAAAGCAGTATGAGCGTAGTAAGTAACGCGCATATTGACACCGGCGTTAAATAACGCAAAAATCTCTCCTCGAACCATTTAAAGCCTTTTTTCGCGATCAGCCATTTTCTTGAATAATACCCCAGGAGTAACGGCAAACCGACATATATAACTACGGACAGGACTATCGTCTGCCACGGTATCGGCATTTTGTTCACGCCCAAAAGCCATCCGCCCAGAGGCGCGTAAAGAAAAAGCATTGTAAGGGAATTGATACCGACCATGACGAGGGTATGGCCATCATTACCCTTGGCCAGATGTCCCCAGATCAGCACCATCGCCGTACAGGGAGCTATTCCCAAAAGTATACACCCGGCAATATACGATCTGAATAATTCGACCTCCGCTCCGCCCTTCACTATTTCCACTCCCGGAAGCCATCCCTTAAAGAACACGCCCAGGAACAACCATGCAATACCAAGCATGGTGAACGGCTTAACGCACCAGTTAACGAATAACGTAAGCAAGACCGGCTTCGGCGTCTTGCCCGCTTTAATAACCTCGGCAAAGTCGATCTTGACCATGATCGGGTACATCATGAAAAAAAGGCAAATTGCAATTGGAATGGACACCTGATAGATCGAGACTTGGTCGAGCGTAACAGCGACCTGAGGGAATAACTTGCCAAGCGCTATTCCGGCTCCGATACAAAGAACAACCCATCCGGTAAGATATTTTTCAAAAAAACTTAACCGTCTTTCTTCATGAATAACATGTTCCATTTGCTCTCTTCCCCCTAGAACAGCTTCAGGATATAAATTCCGGAATAATACAACCCGACAAGAATAAAGATCACTCCGGTTATTCTGCGGGTATAAAGTTCTAGCTTCGTGATCTTATTAAACCAATGGCTCATTGAAGTAACACCTAACGCGATCGCGATAGCGAACATCAAGACCGGAAGCCCTGTTCCCACCCCATAAATAAACGGAAATATCGTTCCCACGTTGCTGTTAAGCGCCAAAGGAATAAGGCTTCCGAAGAATAACGCCGCGGAGACCGGACAAAACGCCAAGGCGAATATAAGACCCAAAAGAAAAGCCCCCGGCGCGCCGGACTCCACCAGCTTATTATGATGCTTTTGGGACAATGCCACGCCAGGCAACTTTATCGTGATCACTTCCAATAAAAATAATCCCGTAATCATCAAAAGCGGTCCTAAAGCCTTCACCAGGTATTTTTGCAAAAACTGCGCCGCCTGCGGCACGCTTAAAAGAGAGCTGATGATGATCCATCCCAATACCGCGTAAGCGACCACCCTGCCCAGCGTGTAAGCGAGCCCTGAAACGAGGACAAGGCCCGGATGAGCGATCTTCTTTGACAGGAACGACACCGCCGCGATGTTTGTAGCCAATGGACATGGGCTGATCGAAGTTAAAATGCCCAGCCACAAGGCTGATCCGGAAGCGATCAATAATTCCATTACTGCGCATCCTTCATGAAAGCCTTCACCTCAGACGTCACATAATCAATAAACTTTTGCTTATTGCGGGCAAGTTCCCAGATCTTATCGAGATCCTTCGACTTAACTTCCTTCCCGTCCTTAGTCATTGAGAGAATAAGTGTTTTGGTGTACAGCTTATAGTCTTCCACGAAATGCTCATTGCCCCGCTTCTCCACATTAACCGACTTGAACTCGACCTCCCCCGAAGCCAGGGCATCCTTGAAATTAGTTTCGACAGCTTCTTTTGAATATTGTTCCATAGCTTTACATGTCGGGCACCGGAACGACCCGTGAAAATAATATACAGTCGCCTTTTCCGGCGACCGGACCTGAACAGTATCCGCGGCACAAACGTTCGCAAGGACCAGGACCGCGAGAAAAGCGAACAGCGTCTTTCTCATTTCGCCCCCTCCCTTCACCGTACGAGTATATTTTTGATATCATCCTTGCTGAGCAACTTGCCGGATGAAACGATCTTTCCGTCGACGGCCAGGGCCGGTGTTATCATGACGCCTCTTCCGATGATATCGTCTATATCCGTTATCTTGTCGATATCGACCTGGATACCCAGCTCTTTAGCCGCTTCTTCCGCGTTGGCGAATAACTGCTTGCATTTGGGACAACCCGCTCCCAATATTTCGATCTTCATTTTATGCCTCCGTTATTTTTTAACCGCCGAGATCTTTATGCTGACAATGGCGTCCTGAGCGGCCTCAAGATCATCGAACATGGCGTCAACTGGATAACTTGCC contains the following coding sequences:
- the arsB gene encoding ACR3 family arsenite efflux transporter, which gives rise to MEHVIHEERRLSFFEKYLTGWVVLCIGAGIALGKLFPQVAVTLDQVSIYQVSIPIAICLFFMMYPIMVKIDFAEVIKAGKTPKPVLLTLFVNWCVKPFTMLGIAWLFLGVFFKGWLPGVEIVKGGAEVELFRSYIAGCILLGIAPCTAMVLIWGHLAKGNDGHTLVMVGINSLTMLFLYAPLGGWLLGVNKMPIPWQTIVLSVVIYVGLPLLLGYYSRKWLIAKKGFKWFEERFLRYLTPVSICALLTTLILLFSFKGGLIVDQPQVIFLIAVPLFIQTCLIFGLTYVIARRMGLSYRDAAPSALIGASNHFEVAIATATILFGLSSGAALATVVGVLIEVPVMLMLVKVCSRTRGWFC
- a CDS encoding aromatic aminobenezylarsenical efflux permease ArsG family transporter — translated: MELLIASGSALWLGILTSISPCPLATNIAAVSFLSKKIAHPGLVLVSGLAYTLGRVVAYAVLGWIIISSLLSVPQAAQFLQKYLVKALGPLLMITGLFLLEVITIKLPGVALSQKHHNKLVESGAPGAFLLGLIFALAFCPVSAALFFGSLIPLALNSNVGTIFPFIYGVGTGLPVLMFAIAIALGVTSMSHWFNKITKLELYTRRITGVIFILVGLYYSGIYILKLF
- a CDS encoding nitrophenyl compound nitroreductase subunit ArsF family protein; translation: MRKTLFAFLAVLVLANVCAADTVQVRSPEKATVYYFHGSFRCPTCKAMEQYSKEAVETNFKDALASGEVEFKSVNVEKRGNEHFVEDYKLYTKTLILSMTKDGKEVKSKDLDKIWELARNKQKFIDYVTSEVKAFMKDAQ
- a CDS encoding thioredoxin family protein, which encodes MKIEILGAGCPKCKQLFANAEEAAKELGIQVDIDKITDIDDIIGRGVMITPALAVDGKIVSSGKLLSKDDIKNILVR